In a single window of the Micromonospora inositola genome:
- a CDS encoding vWA domain-containing protein, with amino-acid sequence MRAKGFTALAVMVLVLVTGCTNGDPADRPSSGPSAGTLRLVAGSEQASVVDTTVKPWCASRHYTCQVTLKGSVDQARLLAAGSADYDAYWFASSVFLQLGDRASALRDVQPMFLTPVVFAAWRSEMDKLGFAGRSDVPIADILRAVESGRTKVWITNPTQSNSGATVLFGFLNYFAGNGPGTPLTQQQLDSPAVEQGVSRFVKAMDQTPPSTGTLMTECLAHADQCRAMFTYEDLVIEKNAELVKAGREPLLVAYPKGSLAVSDAPLGFLPQAGNDDAHRIFTELQDHLLKDPGAQATLLKLGRRPAAGVGLTLDKPDPAVFNPAWGIKGTINEQAIQFPSAPVIQAALDRYQTRYRRPVAVYYCLDGSGSMGDNDGWTGIQAAAGQIFDPDQAALNFLQTHPKDSTTVSIFNDDLAGGSPWTVQGNDPTALRGLQGKVTGYRPDGGTDMYACLLRAADELARPQADDRKRLVVLMTDGQSKSRRRGEALSALTAAGVPVVAIAFGRDADPRQLKEVAEATHGTFVRQDDLVAALRQAAGYR; translated from the coding sequence GTGCGGGCCAAGGGGTTCACGGCGCTGGCCGTGATGGTGCTGGTGCTGGTCACCGGCTGCACGAACGGGGATCCGGCCGACCGGCCGAGCAGTGGGCCGAGCGCCGGCACCCTGCGGCTGGTCGCCGGCAGCGAACAGGCCAGCGTCGTCGACACGACCGTGAAGCCGTGGTGCGCGAGCCGGCACTACACCTGTCAGGTGACGTTGAAGGGGTCGGTGGACCAGGCCCGGCTGCTCGCCGCCGGCAGCGCCGACTACGACGCGTACTGGTTCGCCTCCAGCGTCTTCCTGCAACTCGGCGACCGGGCCAGCGCCCTGCGCGACGTCCAGCCGATGTTCCTCACCCCGGTGGTCTTCGCCGCCTGGCGCTCCGAGATGGACAAGCTCGGCTTCGCCGGCCGCTCCGACGTACCGATCGCCGACATCCTGCGGGCCGTCGAGTCGGGCCGGACCAAGGTGTGGATCACCAACCCCACCCAGTCCAACTCCGGCGCCACCGTGCTGTTCGGCTTCCTCAACTACTTCGCCGGCAACGGACCCGGCACCCCGCTCACCCAGCAGCAGCTCGACTCGCCCGCCGTCGAGCAGGGCGTCAGCCGGTTCGTCAAGGCGATGGACCAGACCCCGCCGTCCACCGGCACCCTGATGACCGAGTGCCTCGCCCACGCCGATCAGTGCCGGGCCATGTTCACCTACGAGGACCTGGTCATCGAGAAGAACGCCGAGCTGGTCAAGGCCGGCCGGGAACCGCTGCTGGTGGCGTACCCCAAGGGGTCCCTCGCGGTCAGCGACGCCCCGCTGGGCTTCCTGCCGCAGGCCGGCAACGACGACGCCCACCGGATCTTCACCGAACTGCAGGACCACCTGCTCAAGGACCCGGGCGCGCAGGCCACCCTGCTGAAGCTGGGCCGCCGGCCGGCCGCCGGGGTGGGCCTCACCCTCGACAAGCCCGACCCGGCAGTCTTCAACCCGGCCTGGGGCATCAAGGGCACCATCAACGAGCAGGCCATCCAGTTCCCCAGCGCGCCGGTCATCCAGGCCGCGCTGGACCGCTACCAGACCCGCTACCGCCGGCCCGTCGCCGTGTACTACTGCCTCGACGGCAGCGGGTCGATGGGCGACAACGACGGCTGGACCGGCATCCAGGCGGCCGCCGGGCAGATCTTCGACCCCGACCAGGCGGCGCTGAACTTCCTGCAGACCCACCCGAAGGACAGCACGACTGTCAGCATCTTCAACGACGACCTCGCCGGCGGCAGCCCGTGGACGGTGCAGGGCAACGACCCCACCGCCCTGCGCGGCCTGCAAGGCAAGGTCACCGGCTACCGGCCCGACGGCGGCACCGACATGTACGCGTGCCTGCTGCGCGCCGCCGACGAACTCGCCCGCCCGCAGGCCGACGACCGCAAGCGGCTGGTCGTGCTGATGACCGACGGGCAGTCCAAGAGCCGGCGCCGGGGCGAGGCCTTGTCCGCGCTCACCGCCGCCGGCGTGCCCGTGGTCGCCATCGCGTTCGGCCGCGACGCCGACCCCAGGCAGCTCAAGGAGGTCGCCGAGGCCACCCACGGCACCTTCGTCCGGCAGGACGACCTGGTGGCGGCGCTGCGCCAGGCGGCGGGGTACCGGTGA
- a CDS encoding LysR family transcriptional regulator, with protein MDLLRHLRHFVVVARELHFGRAAEELGMAQPPLSQSIQRLERELGVELFDRSRRQVRLTTAGQLLLGEADELLAGEQRLRNLIHQVRRGALGVLRADVPPETPAVTLRALLDRLAAKAPGLEVDLHELTSAEQVRMLAEGGLDAGLLHHPVDPAGLRFGPAVDVPLGVLLPRASPLARGRQVDLAELAGLDLVTAPPATAPGLHDHVLAVCRRYGFTPGRVRHARNPEFLFGLVLAGGAVALEPAALARREPRIAWRPVVGAPLVKRTSAAWPDRSPHPAAPYGCYHRLHAPHLE; from the coding sequence GTGGACCTGCTGCGGCATCTGCGGCACTTCGTGGTCGTCGCGCGGGAGTTGCACTTCGGGCGGGCGGCCGAGGAGCTGGGGATGGCCCAGCCGCCGCTGAGCCAGTCGATCCAACGGCTGGAGCGGGAGCTCGGGGTCGAGCTGTTCGACCGGTCCCGGCGACAGGTCCGGCTCACCACCGCCGGTCAGCTGCTGCTCGGCGAGGCCGACGAGCTGCTCGCCGGGGAGCAGCGGTTGCGCAACCTCATCCACCAGGTACGCCGGGGCGCGCTGGGCGTGCTGCGGGCCGACGTACCGCCGGAGACCCCGGCGGTGACCCTGCGGGCGCTGCTGGACCGGCTCGCCGCCAAGGCGCCCGGGCTGGAGGTCGACCTGCACGAGCTGACCAGCGCCGAGCAGGTCCGGATGCTCGCCGAGGGTGGGCTCGACGCGGGGCTGCTGCACCATCCGGTGGACCCGGCCGGGCTGCGGTTCGGCCCGGCGGTCGACGTACCGCTGGGGGTGCTGCTGCCGCGGGCCTCGCCGCTGGCCCGGGGCCGGCAGGTCGACCTGGCCGAGCTGGCCGGGCTGGACCTGGTCACCGCGCCCCCGGCGACCGCGCCCGGCCTGCACGACCACGTCCTGGCGGTCTGCCGGCGGTACGGCTTCACGCCCGGCCGGGTGCGGCACGCCCGCAACCCGGAGTTCCTCTTCGGGCTGGTGCTGGCCGGCGGCGCGGTGGCCCTCGAGCCGGCGGCGCTGGCCCGCCGGGAACCCCGGATCGCCTGGCGGCCGGTGGTCGGGGCGCCGCTGGTGAAGCGCACGTCGGCAGCCTGGCCGGACCGGTCGCCGCACCCGGCCGCGCCGTACGGCTGCTACCACCGCCTGCACGCACCCCACCTGGAATGA
- a CDS encoding MarR family winged helix-turn-helix transcriptional regulator, producing the protein MHSNASGTDLVVVLEHLVTLIRQVSTAGGLSTAASSALNRLGRDGPHRLTELAHAQGVSQPGMTQLVTRMEREGLVRRTANRGDRRGVVVEATDAGLDLLRRRRAERADALQHLLDRLDPQDQAAIAAALPALARLVEARASD; encoded by the coding sequence ATGCACTCGAATGCCTCCGGCACTGACCTGGTTGTGGTGCTCGAGCACCTCGTGACGCTCATCCGCCAGGTCTCCACCGCCGGCGGTCTCAGCACGGCAGCCTCGTCCGCCCTGAACCGCCTCGGACGTGACGGACCCCACAGGCTGACGGAGCTGGCTCACGCCCAGGGCGTCTCCCAGCCAGGGATGACGCAGCTGGTTACCCGCATGGAACGCGAGGGCCTGGTGCGCCGCACCGCGAACCGCGGCGACCGGCGCGGCGTGGTGGTGGAGGCGACCGACGCCGGCCTCGACCTCCTCAGGCGTCGGCGTGCGGAGCGCGCCGACGCCCTGCAGCACCTGCTCGACCGACTCGATCCGCAGGATCAGGCCGCTATCGCCGCCGCACTACCCGCGCTCGCCCGGCTCGTCGAGGCCCGGGCGTCCGACTGA
- a CDS encoding TM2 domain-containing protein — translation MTAPVAATAQKSWVVALLLCFFFGVLGVHRFYAGKVGTGILQLITFGGLGIWTLIDFILILVGSFKDKQGQPLAK, via the coding sequence CCACCGCCCAGAAGTCCTGGGTGGTCGCGCTTCTGCTCTGCTTCTTCTTCGGCGTGCTCGGCGTGCACCGCTTCTACGCCGGCAAGGTCGGCACGGGGATCCTGCAGCTGATCACCTTCGGTGGCCTCGGCATCTGGACCCTGATCGACTTCATCCTGATCCTGGTCGGGTCGTTCAAGGACAAGCAGGGCCAGCCGCTCGCCAAGTGA
- a CDS encoding toxic anion resistance protein, which yields MTEGLQIDFGSIVGGPADPPAGAADAAITTALATGAEPQTFACKDLLTPAQLGQAEQASRQLYPTMLANTEALASFGNQALDQVNAQVSRIFREVGRVDIPELTGIMHEINDRMRSFRRKYDPSDPKVRETFTKFSDAIRGLFRKGRDLLEMLFEEARTVEQQLDRVAGQLSDKQLQLRRNVVLCDELYKANEAAIGQLVGAIAVMELVRDVALADAKSITVTPGAPDERDQRERLSLVTEFAQALEVRINEFQQRLFVAWSTSPQVRNIRTLNYGLGQRLALLMNLTIPTMKLTIAQWALLLQANQAADMQQAVADGANDVLSAYATASKTAVPQIARVIQTPTIRPETILEVAESIDAQARGIEDAVRYGQQKRAEVVGAIITANRSMSESSERLSRTVVELVTRAQEPVALPAGPQLPAAVLEQAPAVVPAQR from the coding sequence ATGACCGAGGGACTGCAGATCGACTTCGGCAGCATCGTCGGCGGCCCGGCCGACCCGCCCGCTGGCGCCGCCGACGCCGCCATCACCACCGCGCTGGCCACCGGCGCCGAGCCGCAGACGTTCGCCTGCAAGGACCTGCTCACCCCGGCCCAGCTCGGCCAGGCCGAGCAGGCCTCCCGGCAGCTCTACCCGACCATGCTGGCCAACACGGAGGCCCTGGCCAGCTTCGGCAACCAGGCCCTCGACCAGGTCAACGCCCAGGTCAGCCGGATCTTCCGGGAGGTCGGCCGGGTCGACATCCCGGAGCTGACCGGCATCATGCACGAGATCAACGACCGGATGCGCAGCTTCCGCCGCAAGTACGACCCCAGCGACCCGAAGGTCCGCGAGACCTTCACCAAGTTCTCCGACGCCATCCGGGGGCTGTTCCGCAAGGGCCGCGACCTGCTGGAGATGCTCTTCGAGGAGGCACGCACCGTCGAGCAGCAGCTCGACCGGGTTGCCGGGCAGCTCAGCGACAAGCAGCTCCAACTGCGCCGCAACGTGGTGCTCTGCGACGAGCTGTACAAGGCCAACGAGGCGGCCATCGGCCAGCTCGTCGGCGCCATCGCGGTGATGGAGCTGGTCCGCGACGTGGCGCTCGCGGACGCCAAGTCGATCACCGTGACGCCGGGTGCGCCCGACGAGCGGGATCAGCGGGAACGGCTCTCCCTGGTCACCGAGTTCGCGCAGGCGCTGGAGGTGCGGATCAACGAGTTCCAGCAGCGGCTCTTCGTGGCCTGGTCCACTTCGCCGCAGGTGCGCAACATCCGCACCCTCAACTACGGCCTCGGCCAGCGGCTGGCGCTGCTGATGAACCTCACCATCCCGACGATGAAGCTGACCATCGCCCAGTGGGCGTTGCTGCTGCAGGCCAACCAGGCCGCCGACATGCAGCAGGCGGTCGCCGACGGCGCCAACGACGTGCTGTCCGCGTACGCGACGGCGTCGAAGACGGCGGTGCCGCAGATCGCCCGGGTGATCCAGACCCCGACGATCCGGCCGGAGACCATCCTCGAGGTCGCCGAGTCCATCGACGCGCAGGCCCGGGGCATCGAGGACGCCGTCCGCTACGGCCAGCAGAAGCGGGCCGAGGTGGTCGGCGCGATCATCACCGCCAACCGGTCCATGTCGGAGTCCTCGGAGCGACTCAGCCGGACGGTGGTGGAGCTGGTCACCCGGGCGCAGGAGCCGGTGGCGCTGCCGGCCGGGCCGCAGCTGCCCGCCGCGGTGCTGGAGCAGGCGCCGGCGGTCGTCCCCGCCCAGCGTTGA
- a CDS encoding helix-turn-helix transcriptional regulator: MPSSLPPGTAGRERPAEAGTGGTTLAGCGCGKLEGMTTLRRDELAAFLRSRRARLRPAEVGLPDGVRRRTPGLRRQEVAQLAGMSIDYYIRLEQGRGPHPSRQVLAALARALLLTRDERAYLFRIAGESAPESVGPSREVSDGLRHLLDAMAETPAYLVDASYEVLAWNRLATWFVGELSAVPADERNMIRWMFRREVPESYWADPEVLRFARTSIADLRVAYGRYPGDPAIARLVTELLGVSPRFTALWAEHEVGERRPTVKRVDHPELGPLEFECRVLHVPETDQRLIVYVPEPGSPTQAAFRRIADRVGA, translated from the coding sequence ATGCCATCGAGCCTGCCGCCGGGCACGGCGGGCCGGGAGAGGCCGGCCGAGGCTGGGACCGGCGGTACCACCCTCGCCGGCTGTGGGTGCGGCAAGCTGGAGGGCATGACCACCCTGCGCCGCGATGAGCTGGCGGCCTTCCTGCGCAGCCGCCGCGCCCGGCTGCGCCCCGCCGAGGTGGGCCTCCCCGACGGGGTACGCCGCCGCACGCCCGGCCTGCGCCGCCAGGAGGTCGCCCAACTCGCCGGCATGTCGATCGACTACTACATCCGGCTCGAGCAGGGCCGCGGGCCGCACCCGTCCCGGCAGGTGCTCGCCGCGCTGGCCCGGGCGCTGCTGCTCACCCGCGACGAGCGGGCGTACCTGTTCCGGATCGCCGGGGAGAGCGCGCCGGAGTCCGTCGGCCCGAGCCGGGAGGTGTCCGACGGGCTGCGGCACCTGCTCGACGCGATGGCGGAGACCCCGGCGTACCTGGTCGACGCGAGTTACGAGGTGCTGGCCTGGAATCGGCTGGCCACCTGGTTCGTCGGGGAGTTGTCCGCGGTGCCGGCCGATGAGCGGAACATGATCCGCTGGATGTTCCGGCGGGAGGTCCCCGAGTCGTATTGGGCTGACCCGGAGGTGCTGCGCTTCGCCCGTACCTCGATCGCGGATCTGCGCGTCGCGTACGGCCGTTACCCGGGCGACCCGGCGATCGCCCGGCTGGTCACCGAGCTGCTCGGGGTGTCGCCCCGGTTCACCGCGCTCTGGGCGGAGCACGAGGTCGGGGAGCGCCGCCCGACCGTCAAGCGGGTCGACCACCCTGAGCTGGGGCCGCTGGAGTTCGAGTGCCGGGTGCTGCACGTCCCGGAGACCGACCAGCGGTTGATCGTCTACGTCCCCGAACCGGGCTCGCCGACCCAGGCGGCCTTCCGCCGGATCGCCGACCGCGTCGGCGCCTGA
- a CDS encoding MFS transporter has translation MTASHGTAPSPFKQPRAVWAVAFACVVSFMGIGLVDPILPALAGSLHATPSQVSLLFTSYLVVTAVAMLVVGWVSSRIGAKRTLVVGLILIVVFAALAGTSNSIGGIVGFRAGWGLGNALFIATSLAVIVASASGGFAGAIILYETALGLGIAVGPLLGGELGSISWRGPFFGVAALMFIALVATVAFVPDLPKPEHKTSLAAPLKALRHRGLLTMGIMALLYNWGFFTMLGYAPYPMELNAHRLGLVFTGWGLLVAAFSVFFAPRLQARFGTAPVLYVNLLCLGIVMAIIAIGVNTPAAVIGAVIVSGAFIGINNTLTTQAVMLVSPVERPVASSAYGFVRFIGGGLAPFAAGKLADATNLSVPFYLGGVAFILAIVVLASGHKLVAAAEKGMVEGESVRPSLQRVGATPPAGYQPVIVAVGATEDAAKIVDAAAAIARDAGRPLEVVHVRETAVVEELAIDAEDAEQAHSAVLGHLDRLAAQGIAATGQVLASVGDHAAAGQVLAQHADDVDARVIAVGRSPRGPVAQFADGSFTTAVTHAAARPVVLVEPGKAPYRLTA, from the coding sequence ATGACCGCATCACATGGGACGGCCCCGAGCCCGTTCAAGCAGCCGCGTGCCGTCTGGGCCGTGGCGTTCGCCTGTGTCGTCTCGTTCATGGGCATCGGGCTCGTCGATCCGATCCTGCCCGCACTGGCCGGCAGCTTGCACGCCACGCCGAGCCAGGTGTCGCTGCTGTTCACCAGCTATCTGGTCGTGACCGCGGTCGCGATGCTGGTGGTCGGCTGGGTATCCAGCCGCATCGGCGCCAAGCGCACACTGGTCGTCGGCCTGATCCTCATCGTCGTGTTCGCCGCGCTCGCCGGCACGTCGAACTCGATCGGCGGCATTGTCGGTTTCCGCGCCGGCTGGGGCCTGGGCAACGCCCTGTTCATCGCCACCAGCCTCGCCGTCATCGTGGCCTCGGCCAGCGGCGGCTTCGCCGGGGCGATCATCCTGTACGAGACCGCGCTAGGCCTCGGCATCGCGGTCGGGCCGCTGCTCGGCGGCGAGCTGGGCAGCATCAGCTGGCGCGGACCATTCTTCGGCGTCGCGGCGCTGATGTTCATCGCCCTCGTCGCGACCGTCGCGTTCGTCCCGGACCTGCCGAAGCCCGAGCACAAGACATCGTTGGCCGCGCCGCTCAAGGCCTTGCGGCACCGCGGCCTGCTGACCATGGGCATCATGGCGCTGCTCTACAACTGGGGCTTCTTCACCATGCTCGGCTACGCGCCGTACCCCATGGAACTCAACGCCCACCGGCTCGGCCTGGTCTTCACCGGCTGGGGCCTGCTGGTCGCCGCCTTCAGCGTGTTCTTCGCCCCGCGGCTGCAGGCGCGGTTCGGCACCGCGCCGGTGCTCTACGTCAACCTGCTCTGCCTCGGCATCGTCATGGCCATCATCGCGATCGGCGTGAACACCCCGGCGGCGGTCATCGGCGCGGTCATCGTCAGTGGCGCGTTCATCGGCATCAACAACACGCTGACCACCCAGGCGGTCATGCTCGTCTCGCCGGTGGAGCGGCCGGTCGCCTCCTCGGCGTACGGCTTCGTCCGGTTCATCGGCGGCGGCCTCGCCCCATTCGCCGCGGGCAAGCTCGCCGACGCCACCAACCTCAGCGTCCCCTTCTACCTCGGCGGCGTCGCCTTCATCCTGGCCATCGTCGTTCTCGCCTCCGGCCACAAGCTGGTCGCCGCGGCCGAGAAGGGCATGGTCGAGGGGGAGTCGGTGCGCCCGAGCCTGCAGCGCGTCGGGGCCACACCGCCGGCTGGGTACCAACCTGTCATCGTCGCGGTCGGCGCCACCGAAGACGCCGCCAAGATCGTCGACGCGGCCGCCGCAATCGCCCGCGACGCCGGCCGCCCGTTGGAGGTTGTCCACGTCCGCGAGACCGCCGTAGTCGAGGAACTGGCCATCGACGCCGAGGACGCCGAGCAGGCACACTCCGCGGTCCTGGGCCACCTCGACCGGCTGGCCGCGCAGGGCATCGCCGCCACCGGTCAGGTACTCGCCAGCGTCGGCGACCACGCCGCTGCAGGTCAAGTCCTCGCTCAGCACGCCGACGACGTCGACGCGCGCGTCATTGCGGTCGGCCGGTCCCCGCGCGGGCCGGTGGCCCAGTTCGCCGACGGCAGCTTCACCACCGCGGTGACCCACGCCGCAGCCCGCCCGGTCGTACTGGTTGAACCCGGCAAAGCGCCGTACCGGTTGACAGCTTGA
- a CDS encoding serine hydrolase, with translation MGVGERVGEIFGRVGIRGNLHVVPLDGGGAGREVAVRADEQVVIASVFKILLVLEFARQAAAGQLDPTERVLVRAEDRLGGWGIAGCADDAEVSLRDLAYFAMSVSDNTAADLLLRRVGPDVVPMLAAELGLPRTRIVGGPRQLVETMLADVGARTEADFARIFPTLPPERVRAMRVLDPAHTTSSTARELTRLLGLIWRNEAGPPAACAMVRALMGRQLFWTRLASGFPPGVRVAAKSGTLPGLHLEAGVAEYPDGGRYAIAVSARTERLDTRRIDVDLAMGEAARVAVEALRGG, from the coding sequence ATGGGTGTGGGGGAGCGGGTCGGGGAGATCTTCGGGCGGGTGGGGATTCGGGGGAACCTGCATGTGGTCCCGCTGGATGGCGGGGGCGCGGGGCGGGAGGTGGCCGTCCGGGCGGATGAGCAGGTGGTGATCGCCTCGGTGTTCAAGATCCTGCTGGTGCTGGAGTTCGCCCGGCAGGCCGCCGCCGGCCAGCTCGACCCGACCGAGCGGGTGCTCGTGCGGGCCGAGGACCGGCTCGGCGGCTGGGGGATCGCCGGCTGCGCCGACGACGCCGAGGTCTCCCTGCGCGACCTGGCCTACTTCGCCATGTCGGTCAGCGACAACACCGCCGCCGACCTGCTGCTGCGCCGGGTCGGCCCGGACGTGGTGCCGATGCTCGCCGCCGAGCTGGGGCTGCCGCGTACCCGGATCGTGGGTGGCCCCCGGCAGCTGGTGGAGACGATGCTCGCCGACGTCGGCGCCCGCACCGAGGCGGACTTCGCCCGGATCTTCCCGACGCTGCCGCCGGAGCGGGTCCGGGCGATGCGGGTCCTCGACCCGGCGCACACGACGTCCAGCACCGCCCGGGAGCTGACCCGGCTGCTCGGCCTGATCTGGCGGAACGAGGCCGGACCGCCCGCCGCCTGCGCCATGGTCCGGGCGTTGATGGGCCGTCAGCTCTTCTGGACCCGGCTCGCCTCCGGCTTCCCGCCCGGGGTGCGGGTCGCGGCGAAGAGCGGCACCCTGCCGGGCCTGCACCTGGAGGCGGGCGTCGCGGAGTACCCCGACGGCGGCCGGTACGCGATCGCGGTGTCCGCCCGCACCGAGCGGCTCGACACCCGCCGGATCGACGTGGACCTGGCGATGGGCGAGGCCGCCCGGGTGGCCGTCGAGGCCCTGCGCGGCGGCTGA
- a CDS encoding MBL fold metallo-hydrolase: MPENPGIDRRRLLRDAAVGAATVSAGGLAAAALTAPAQAAPPAAAPVGATTGRRRGAVSFRWWGTSGWRIDIGDRTVLVDPYLSRFDTGLFTGAFHPQTPLEVNTTVIDQHVDRAENVLVTHTHWDHFNDVPYIAGRTRARVFGTLTAYHLGLAYGVPAGQLSPVKGGEVLDFGDYTVEVVGSLHSRNGAYSMAFPGVRVTPPPKPATIADLPEGDTLAYQIRVAGGPAVFFMGASDFNGRNLAGLAPDVAMVASAATTSTADYVPRLMAALDHPKVVVPVHWDNFESPLTNPPTVAPSDRQRLDDLVAAVRKASPRSRVVVPEYHSAYHF; the protein is encoded by the coding sequence ATGCCCGAGAACCCCGGCATCGACCGTCGCCGCCTGCTCCGGGACGCCGCGGTCGGCGCCGCCACCGTCTCGGCCGGGGGGCTCGCCGCCGCGGCGCTGACCGCGCCGGCCCAGGCCGCGCCGCCGGCCGCCGCGCCGGTCGGCGCCACCACCGGCCGTCGCCGCGGCGCGGTCAGTTTCCGCTGGTGGGGTACGTCCGGCTGGCGGATCGACATCGGCGACCGGACCGTCCTGGTCGACCCGTACCTGAGCCGCTTCGACACCGGCCTGTTCACCGGCGCCTTCCACCCGCAGACCCCGCTGGAGGTGAACACCACCGTCATCGACCAGCACGTGGACCGGGCCGAGAACGTGCTGGTCACGCACACCCACTGGGACCACTTCAACGACGTGCCGTACATCGCCGGCCGGACCCGGGCGCGGGTCTTCGGCACGCTGACCGCCTACCACCTGGGCCTGGCGTACGGGGTGCCGGCCGGCCAGCTCAGCCCGGTGAAGGGCGGCGAGGTGCTCGACTTCGGCGACTACACCGTCGAGGTGGTCGGCTCGCTGCACAGCCGCAACGGGGCGTACTCGATGGCCTTTCCCGGGGTGCGGGTGACCCCGCCGCCGAAGCCGGCGACCATCGCCGACCTGCCCGAGGGCGACACCCTGGCGTACCAGATCCGGGTCGCCGGCGGCCCGGCGGTGTTCTTCATGGGCGCCAGCGACTTCAACGGGCGCAACCTTGCCGGGCTGGCGCCGGACGTGGCGATGGTGGCCTCGGCGGCGACCACCTCGACCGCCGACTACGTGCCGCGGCTGATGGCGGCGCTGGACCACCCGAAGGTCGTGGTGCCGGTGCACTGGGACAACTTCGAGTCGCCGCTGACCAACCCGCCGACCGTCGCCCCGAGCGACCGTCAGCGCCTCGACGACCTGGTCGCGGCCGTGCGGAAGGCGTCCCCGCGCAGCCGGGTGGTGGTGCCGGAGTACCACAGCGCGTACCACTTCTAG
- a CDS encoding aldo/keto reductase translates to MANTVPDISLNDGNTIPQLGFGVFQIEPKDTATAVGKALEVGYRHIDTAEMYGNEAEVGQAVRTSGLDRGEVFVTSKLNNGFHRPDDARKAFESTLRELQFDYLDLFLIHWPLPTLYDGDYVSTWKVLEELRRDGLVRSIGVSNFQVAHLERLAAEADVVPAVNQIEAHPYFGNEEVRAYDKAHNIVTEAWSPIAQGKVLDDPTIVDIAQEVSHTPAQVVLRWHVQRGDVVFPKSTTPKRIEENFHIFDFELDDAAMDRITNLDKGEAGRQGPNPDTFDYVPS, encoded by the coding sequence ATGGCGAACACGGTTCCCGACATCTCACTCAACGACGGCAACACCATCCCGCAGCTCGGCTTCGGGGTCTTCCAGATCGAGCCGAAGGACACCGCGACGGCGGTCGGCAAGGCCCTGGAGGTCGGCTACCGGCACATCGACACCGCCGAGATGTACGGCAACGAGGCCGAGGTGGGGCAGGCGGTCCGCACTTCCGGGCTGGATCGCGGCGAGGTCTTTGTGACCAGCAAGCTGAACAACGGCTTCCACCGGCCCGACGACGCCCGCAAGGCGTTCGAGTCGACGCTGCGGGAGCTGCAGTTCGACTACCTCGACCTGTTCCTCATCCACTGGCCGCTGCCCACCCTCTACGACGGCGACTACGTCTCCACCTGGAAGGTGCTGGAGGAGCTGCGGCGCGACGGCCTGGTCCGGTCGATCGGTGTGTCCAACTTCCAGGTGGCGCACCTGGAGCGGCTGGCCGCCGAGGCGGACGTGGTGCCGGCGGTGAACCAGATCGAGGCGCACCCGTACTTCGGCAACGAGGAGGTGCGCGCGTACGACAAGGCGCACAACATCGTGACCGAGGCGTGGTCGCCGATCGCGCAGGGCAAGGTGCTCGACGACCCGACGATCGTCGACATCGCCCAGGAGGTCAGCCACACCCCGGCCCAGGTGGTGCTGCGCTGGCACGTGCAGCGGGGCGACGTCGTCTTCCCCAAGTCGACCACCCCGAAGCGGATCGAGGAGAACTTCCACATCTTCGACTTCGAGCTGGACGACGCGGCGATGGACCGGATCACGAACCTGGACAAGGGCGAGGCCGGTCGGCAGGGCCCGAACCCGGACACCTTCGACTACGTACCGAGCTGA
- a CDS encoding SigE family RNA polymerase sigma factor, whose protein sequence is MRDEREYVDYVQARTPSLRRLAHRLCGEWSAADDLVQECLVALYRHWRKASAADSIDAYVRAMLVHAYLAERERTWTRRVRPAADVAGPSATPLTGAEHRIDLLAALGKLSRGQRAVLVLRYWEDLDVARTAAALGCSTGTVKSQTSYAIAALRRLLPNYVPGGSDIP, encoded by the coding sequence TTGCGGGATGAACGGGAATACGTCGACTACGTGCAGGCGCGCACGCCGTCGCTGCGGCGGCTTGCACACAGGCTGTGCGGAGAGTGGTCGGCCGCTGACGATCTGGTGCAGGAGTGTCTTGTCGCGCTGTACCGGCACTGGCGGAAGGCGTCGGCGGCGGACTCGATCGACGCCTACGTGCGGGCGATGCTGGTCCACGCCTACCTGGCCGAGCGGGAGCGCACCTGGACCCGCCGGGTCCGCCCCGCCGCCGACGTGGCCGGGCCCTCGGCTACACCGCTGACCGGCGCCGAACACCGCATCGACCTGCTGGCCGCGCTCGGCAAGCTGTCCCGCGGGCAGCGCGCGGTGCTGGTCCTGCGCTACTGGGAGGACCTCGACGTCGCCCGGACCGCGGCGGCGCTGGGCTGCTCGACCGGGACCGTCAAGAGCCAGACGTCGTACGCCATCGCGGCGCTGCGACGCCTGCTGCCGAACTACGTGCCGGGAGGGTCGGACATCCCATGA